A portion of the Candidatus Methylomirabilis tolerans genome contains these proteins:
- a CDS encoding formylmethanofuran dehydrogenase has translation MTKKRFTVITARTLTQGQAMHVGKESKEYVDEISTARMNLKDFEELELCDGDRIRLATEHGSTVLKCAKGDVPQGMVFIAY, from the coding sequence ATGACAAAAAAGCGTTTCACGGTGATTACGGCCCGGACGCTCACGCAAGGCCAGGCGATGCACGTCGGAAAGGAGTCGAAAGAGTATGTGGACGAGATCTCTACGGCGCGAATGAACCTCAAAGACTTCGAGGAACTCGAACTGTGTGACGGCGATCGCATTCGTTTGGCCACCGAGCACGGCTCGACTGTGCTGAAATGTGCAAAGGGTGATGTGCCCCAGGGGATGGTGTTCATTGCGTAT
- a CDS encoding substrate-binding domain-containing protein has product MRIMGERWLKNALTRCVVALAALSVLQIGWVCGVQAAGQNVILATTTSTQDSGLLDVLVPLFEKRTGYVVKTISIGTGQALALGGRGEADVVLVHAPEAEKRYVADGTLINRQLVMHNDFIIVGPESDPARIRGLRKASDALRKIAEAKAAFASRGDNSGTHQLERRLWKEAGLDPNGDWYLQSGQGMGQTLGIASEKRAYTLADRGTYLALKKRLTMDILIERDPSLLNIYSVMEVSSARFPKVNTAGGKAFAEFVVSPAAQEVIKSFGVEKFGEPLFYPDAGKYEEEIGR; this is encoded by the coding sequence TCTTACACGTTGTGTCGTGGCGCTGGCGGCGCTGAGCGTGCTGCAGATCGGGTGGGTCTGCGGTGTCCAGGCCGCGGGCCAGAATGTCATTCTGGCGACGACGACCAGTACGCAGGATTCCGGTCTACTCGACGTCCTGGTCCCACTGTTTGAAAAGCGAACCGGCTACGTAGTGAAAACGATTTCTATCGGAACCGGTCAGGCGCTTGCCTTGGGCGGTCGGGGCGAAGCCGACGTCGTTCTGGTGCATGCGCCCGAGGCTGAGAAGAGATACGTGGCCGATGGGACGCTCATCAACCGTCAGTTGGTCATGCACAACGATTTCATCATTGTTGGCCCAGAGTCCGATCCGGCTCGGATCCGTGGTCTTCGGAAGGCGAGTGATGCACTCCGCAAGATTGCTGAGGCGAAGGCGGCGTTCGCCTCGCGCGGCGATAACTCCGGGACACATCAACTCGAACGACGCCTCTGGAAGGAGGCGGGGTTGGATCCCAATGGCGACTGGTATCTGCAATCGGGCCAGGGGATGGGGCAGACCCTTGGGATCGCGTCTGAGAAACGGGCCTATACCCTTGCCGACCGTGGAACCTATCTCGCTTTGAAAAAACGCCTCACCATGGATATCCTGATCGAGCGGGACCCATCGCTCCTGAATATCTACTCGGTCATGGAGGTCAGTTCCGCCAGGTTCCCGAAGGTGAACACTGCGGGCGGAAAGGCGTTCGCTGAGTTCGTGGTCTCGCCGGCGGCCCAGGAGGTCATCAAGAGTTTTGGGGTGGAGAAGTTCGGTGAGCCGCTGTTTTACCCGGATGCCGGTAAATACGAGGAGGAGATTGGACGCTGA